From the Lathyrus oleraceus cultivar Zhongwan6 chromosome 4, CAAS_Psat_ZW6_1.0, whole genome shotgun sequence genome, one window contains:
- the LOC127135270 gene encoding ribonuclease H2 subunit A yields the protein MGSEAMVPEWASEPCIMGIDEAGRGPVLGPMVYGCLYCPLSYKKTLATLSFADSKTLKEEKREELFEALKGNDSIGWAVDVIDPKELSAKMLKKNKINLNEISHDSAMGLVDRVLKIGVLLTEVKSATEREN from the exons ATGGGATCCGAAGCTATGGTTCCAGAATGGGCATCGGAGCCTTGCATAATGGGAATCGACGAAGCCGGAAGAGGTCCCGTTCTTGGTCCTATGGTCTATGGCTGTTTATACTGTCCTCTCTCCTACAAGAAAACCCTAGCTACTTTGAGTTTCGCCG ATTCTAAGACTCTGAAGGAAGAGAAGAGGGAGGAATTATTTGAAGCTTTGAAAGGCAACGATTCTATTGGATGGGCTGTTGATGTCATTGATCCAAAGGAACTCTCTGCTAAAATGCTCAAGAA GAATAAGATAAACTTGAATGAGATATCACATGACTCTGCTATGGGCCTCGTTGATAGGGTCCTCAAAATCGGAGTGCTTCTAACCGAGGTAAAATCGGCTACTGAAAGAGAAAATTGA
- the LOC127136304 gene encoding homeobox-leucine zipper protein REVOLUTA, whose product MAMAVAQQQRDNSIERHIDSSGKYVRYTAEQIEALEKVYVECSKPSSLRRQQLIRECPVLGNIEPKQIKVWFQNRRCREKQRKEASQLQTVNRKLAAMNKLLTEENERLQKQVSELVNENGFMRQQLQPAVSAAPNADGNGNDSAAATPRSTMRDANSPAGFQSIAEETLTEFLSKATGTAVEWVQMPGMKPGPDSVGIFAISQGCNGVAARACGLVSLEPSKIVEILKDRSTWFRDCRSSEIFSNDA is encoded by the exons ATGGCAATGGCTGTTGCACAACAGCAGAGAGATAACAGCATTGAGAGACACATTGATTCTTCTGGGAAATATGTGCGCTACACTGCTGAACAGATTGAAGCTTTGGAGAAGGTTTATGTGGAATGCTCTAAGCCAAGTTCCTTGAGAAGGCAACAGCTGATTCGGGAGTGTCCGGTTTTAGGCAACATTGAGCCTAAGCAAATCAAGGTTTGGTTTCAGAATAGAAG GTGTAGAGAGAAGCAGAGAAAAGAGGCTTCTCAGCTTCAGACTGTGAATAGGAAACTAGCGGCAATGAACAAGCTGTTGACGGAGGAAAATGAGCGGTTGCAGAAACAGGTTTCGGAGCTGGTGAATGAGAATGGGTTTATGCGCCAGCAATTGCAACCC GCCGTCTCAGCAGCTCCAAATGCTGATGGCAATGGCAATGATTCTGCGGCTGCTACTCCTCGGAGTACCATGAGAGATGCTAATAGCCCTGCTGG ATTCCAATCAATTGCAGAGGAAACATTGACAGAGTTCCTTTCAAAGGCTACAGGAACTGCTGTCGAATGGGTCCAGATGCCTGGGATGAAG CCTGGTCCGGATTCGGTTGGGATATTTGCCATTTCTCAAGGTTGTAACGGAGTGGCAGCTCGAGCCTGTGGTCTTGTTAGTTTAGAACCTTCAAAG ATTGTGGAAATCCTTAAAGACCGCTCAACTTGGTTTCGGGATTGTCGGAGTTCAGAAATATTCTCCAATGACGCTTAA
- the LOC127135269 gene encoding diphosphomevalonate decarboxylase MVD2, peroxisomal-like codes for MNVKEDENQLSAIARQGSGSACRSLFGGFVKWIMGKEENGSDSLAVQLADEKHWDELVIVIAVVSSRQKETSSTSGMRETVETSLLLQHRAKVVQMFLSQIV; via the exons ATGAATGTCAAAGAAGATGAAAACCAGCTATCTGCTATTGCAAG GCAAGGATCAGGCAGTGCTTGTCGCAGCTTATTTGGGGGATTTGTCAAGTGGATAATGGGGAAA GAGGAGAATGGAAGCGATAGTCTCGCAGTTCAACTTGCTGATGAAAAGCATTGGGATGAACTTGTTATTGTTATTGCCGTG GTTAGCTCTCGGCAAAAGGAAACAAGCAGCACCTCAGGAATGCGTGAGACTGTTGAAACAAGTTTGCTTTTACAGCACAGAGCAAAGGTAGTACAAATGTTTCTCTCTCAAATAGTGTGA
- the LOC127136305 gene encoding uncharacterized protein LOC127136305: MDGRNDVVTVVNLQVVARAVQNRPNVGGEDEFRYLGKFQRNNLPTFKAEEADDWWINTRQVLDVAAEIVTLDVFRREFLRNEMIVEFSKCIKFENGLCLEIRQDSKARSFHYKRLSEKRGKQNMNCGKSYSAPADKDNVVTFYNYAETRHINTHCHKPKQASIGGNVFALTGTQTSSDERLIRGLVMSSMSGEMVIETLAKGSMNTTSSLRFLAHGEDEEVGFLSTRELKELLE; the protein is encoded by the exons ATGGATGGAAGAAACGATGTTGTTACAGTTGTTAATTTGCAGGTTGTTGCTCGAGCTGTGCAGAATCGGCCTAATGTTGGTGGGGAAGACGAGTTCCGATATTTGGGGAAGTTCCAGAGGAACAATCTGCCTACTTTCAAGG CTGAggaagctgatgactggtggaTCAACACTCGTCAGGTGTTGGATGTTGCAGCTGAAATTGTAACTTTGGATGTGTTCCGCAGGGAATTTCTGAGAAA TGAGATGATTGTTGAGTTCTCAAAGTGTATCAAATTCGAGAATGGTTTGTGTCTTGAAATTAGGCAG GATAGTAAGGCTCGATCGTTTCACTACAAGAGGTTGAGCGAGAAAAGAGGAAAGCAGAATATGAACTGTGGGAAGTCATATAGTGCTCCAGCTGATAAAG ATAATGTAGTGACTTTCTACAACTATGCTGAAACAAGACATATCAACACTCATTGCCATAAGCCTAAGCAAGCTTCAATTGGGGGAAATGTGTTTGCTCTGACGGGGACTCAGACTTCCAGTGATGAGAGGTTAATCAGAG GCCTTGTTATGTCTTCTATGAGTGGAGAGATGGTTATCGAAACTCTTGCTAAGGGTTCGATGAatactacttca TCATTGCGGTTTCTCGCCCATGGTGAGGATGAAGAAGTTGGTTTCTTGTCTACTAGAGAGTTGAAGGAGCTTTTGGAATAG